Proteins encoded within one genomic window of Eleutherodactylus coqui strain aEleCoq1 chromosome 1, aEleCoq1.hap1, whole genome shotgun sequence:
- the IL17D gene encoding interleukin-17D, with the protein MHPKKQVFLAQTVLMFLGLLIVSSEGSKPIKRPPPKTKVCGERQEEVLEQMYGHLAAGMLSAYHHTLQLQPLEKENISCPAGTRGRPLVDTKQRLPVNIQSISPWAYRITYNPTRYPKYIPEAYCLCKGCLTGPYGEENLNFRSTPVYMPTVILRRTSSCTGGRYVYVEDYITIPVGCTCVPDPEKESEMDSANSSLEKEKFKVSINKSEKPPSN; encoded by the exons ATGCATCCAAAGAAACAG GTCTTTTTGGCACAAACAGTTTTGATGTTTCTTGGACTACTGATTGTCAGCTCAGAGGGCTCTAAACCAATAAAGCGACCACCACCAAAGACCAAAGTTTGTGGTGAGCGACAAGAGGAGGTGTTGGAGCAGATGTATGGACACCTCGCTGCAGGTATGCTTAGTGCCTATCACCATACACTACAGCTTCAGCCACTAGAAAAGGAGAACATCAGCTGTCCAGCTGGGACCCGAGGAAGACCTCTAGTGGACACTAAGCAGCGGCTACCAGTCAATATTCAGAGCATATCCCCATGGGCATACAG GATAACATATAATCCCACTCGGTATCCCAAGTACATCCCAGAAGCTTATTGTCTCTGTAAAGGTTGCCTCACCGGACCCTACGGCGAAGAGAACTTAAACTTTCGCTCTACCCCAGTTTATATGCCTACTGTCATCCTCCGTCGTACATCTTCATGCACTGGTGGTCGCTATGTCTATGTTGAGGATTACATCACTATCCCAGTGGGCTGTACTTGTGTACCAGATCCAGAAAAGGAGTCTGAGATGGACAGTGCAAATTCTAGTCTGGAGAAAGAAAAGTTCAAAGTCTCCATAAATAAAAGTGAGAAACCGCCATCTAACTGA
- the EEF1AKMT1 gene encoding EEF1A lysine methyltransferase 1 produces MDGSDEDDDGLQLSAHTLAALQEFYTEQQQRESLKSGPDYDKFAVGAVEEDWQLSQFWYSDETALSLAKEAIEASGKNGRIACVSAPSVYQKLKGLVADDVTVYLLEYDRRFSVYGDEFVFYDYNNPLDLPERLLQHSFDLVLVDPPYLSEECLRKTAETIQFLSKGKILLCTGAVMEDLVTQILGLKMCKFIPKHNRSLANEFKCFANYDIGLDAAS; encoded by the exons ATGGACGGCagtgatgaggatgatgatggtcTTCAGCTCTCGGCTCACACGTTGGCAGCATTACAAGAGTTCTATACTGAACAGCAGCAGCGGGAGTCTCTGAAGTCAGGACCAGACTATGACAAGTTTGCAGTTGGAGCCGTTGAAGAAGACTGG CAATTGAGCCAGTTTTGGTACAGTGATGAAACTGCCCTGAGTCTGGCTAAAGAAGCAATAGAGGCAAGTGGGAAAAATGGAAG GATTGCATGTGTGAGCGCTCCAAGTGTTTATCAGAAGCTTAAAGGACTGGTTGCAGATGATGTGACTGTGTACTTGCTGGAATATGACAGGCGGTTCTCCGTGTACGGAGATGAATTTGTCTTCTATGACTACAATAACCCTTTAGACCTGCCGGAGAGGCTGCTGCAGCACAGCTTTGATCTGGTATTAGTGGACCCCCCTTACCTGTCTGAAGAATGTCTACGCAAAACTGCAGAGACCATTCAGTTCTTGTCCAAAGGGAAAATCCTGCTGTGTACAG GTGCAGTGATGGAAGATCTAGTGACTCAGATACTTGGACTGAAGATGTGTAAATTTATTCCGAAACATAATCGTTCCCTTGCCAACGAGTTTAAATGTTTTGCCAACTATGACATTGGTCTTGATGCCGCATCCTAA